The following is a genomic window from Plectropomus leopardus isolate mb chromosome 3, YSFRI_Pleo_2.0, whole genome shotgun sequence.
tttttttttttttttttagacttttttttttttttatttttttttttttttatttttttttttctttttttttttttttttaaattttttttttttttttttttttttttttttttttttttatttttttttttaaattttttttttttttttttttatattttaaaaataaaaaagtgtttttttttttctattttataattttttttttctttttttttaataattttccgttttttttttttttttaacttttttttttttttttttcgttttttttttagtttttttttgttttttataaattttattttttttttttttttattttttttttttttttaaaaattaatttttttttattttttttttttttttttttttttttatttttttttttgtcattaattttttttttttatttttttttataaaattttttttttaaaaattcattttttttttttttttttttattttttttttttttttttttttttttttttttttttaaaaaaaaaaaaaattttttttttttttttttttttaatagctttttttaattttttttaaaggtttttttttgtattttaaaatttttattatttttttaatataaaaaataaaataattttaaaaaaaaaatttaaaaaataaaaaaatattttttaaaatttatttttttataatttaaatatattaattttataaaaaaaatttaaaaatttttaaaaaaaaaaatattttttttttttgtttatttaaaaaaaaaaaaaaattccataatttattttttttttttttaattttttttttttttttttatttttttttttatttatttttttttttttttttttttttaaaaaatttttttattttaatattaaaaatttttttttttattaataaaatattttttttttttttattgtttttttaaattttaattttttttttattttttttttttttttaattttttttttttttttttgttttttattttttttttttttttaatttaaatataatataaaattttttttatttttcttgttatttaatttatatataaaaatttattattttttattaattttttttttttttaaagatttttttataattttttttaattttttttttaatttaatttttttttaataaaattttaagaattattttttttttataaaatttattttttttttttgaaaaaaaaaattaaatttttttttattttaaatccaccaaatttatttttttttaaaaaaaaaaaaagaaaaaaagtttttttttttttttattaaaaaaataaataaaaacgtgattttaaataaaaaaaaaaaaaaataaaaaaaaaaaatttttttttttttttttcaaattttattaaggaaaaaaaaaatttttttttttttattttaaaaataaaaaaaaaatttttttttttttttttttttttttaaaaaaaaaaaaaaaaaaaaaaaaaataaattaaaaaccaatttttattgtttatttttttttttttttttatatattttttttttctttttttttttttttttttatttaaatttaaaaaaaaataaaaaaaaataaaaaaatctaaaaacacaaaaattttttttaaaaaaaaaaatattataaataaaaattttttttttttttttttttttttttttttttttccaaattttttaaatttaaaatttattaaaaataaaaaaaaaaaaaaatttttttttttttaaaccccaaaaaaaaaaaatttattttattcttaaaaaaaaaaaaaaaaaaaaaaaaaaaaaaaaaaaaaaataaaaaaaattttttttttttttttttttttttttaaaatttttttttttttttaaaaaataaaatagcccccatttttttaaaaaaaaaaaaaaaaaaaaaaaattttttttttttttaaaatttttttttaaaaaaattttttatttttttttaaaaaaaataaaaaataaaatttttttttttttttgttaaaaacattttctaaaaaaaaaaaaaaaaaaaaaaaaaatttttttttttttttttttttttttaaaaaaaaaaaaaaaaaaaaaaaaaaaaaaaaaaaaataaaaaaaaaaaaaaaaaaaatttaaaaagaaaacttttttccccgacaaataaaaacaaataaaaaaaaattatttttttttaaaaaaaacgaaaaaaaaaaaaaaaaaaaaaaattttttttttttttttttttttttttttttttttttattaatttttttttttaaattttttttttttttttttttttttttttttttttttttttttttgcgctttttttttttttattttatttttttttttatttttttttttttttgtttttttttaaacaaaaaattatttttttttttttaaattcaattttttttttttttttttttttttcaattttttttttaaaaaaaaaatttttttttataaaaaacgaaaaaaaattataaaaaaaaaaaaaaaaaaaaatgaaaaaaaaaaaataaaaaatttttttattttttttttttttttttttttttaaaaaaaaaaaaaaaataaaaaaaaaaaaaacgaaaaaaaaaaaaaaaaaaaaaaaaaaaaaaaaaaaataaattaaaaaaaaaaaaaaaattttatttgtgaaaaaaaataaaaaaaaaaaaaaaaaataaaaaaataaaaaaaaaaaaaaaaatttggtttaaaaaaataaaatttttttttttttttttttatttttttcctgtataaataactatttctgtcaagtaCTCACTgtgcagaatggcccatttccagaataatatatataataattatacttTTATGTACTGATCACGATTAAGTTGGAGctcatttaaaaactttctATACTGCTGGGTCATTTACTTTATAATATTACATTCTCATTAATTAGCTGATTATATTTTGCATCAATAATCTCTATTTATAAAGTCATTGaaggtttaaaatgtaaactagtggaataaaaagtaaaatacttcCATCTGAGAcataaaaatcagcagaaaaaggaaacacttaAGCAAAAGTACCGAACAGTGTTAAGGAGCTACAGCAAACACTCGGATACGAGGTCCCTAACAGCTGATCGGTGGTTTACCTACATAAGTTCTCTGAAGAAAATATTGTTACCAAAGACAGATATTTAATCTGAATAATGGCAGTGGCAAACAAGAAAGCTTTAATTAGGATCTGGGGAAAAGAAACACCGCCGTCGAAGGACCGAAGGATACCAGTCGTGTAAGAAATCTAGTCAGTGGGAAAACTGACACACGTACTGAGGTTTGTTGTATCTCGTGAACTGTGATTTTGATGACGTTAATAATTAGTGACTCTTTCTTTTATGCTCTTTGCAGAGGAAATATTTGCGTGTGTGTAAACGCTGGACGTCACCTCTGCGTCCAGGGGAGCCCGGCTGTTTGGCCAGCGTGTCCAGGAAGAGGGTGATGGCTTTGTGCACCTCGTTCATGCCGACCCAGCGCAGCACCTCCTCCAGGAAGGACAGCGTGAACGGGTGGTTGTGTCTCCGCCAGCTGTAGCTCCTCATCGGGATGCCACCtggtgggagagagagacgaAGAAAGAGTTAAACTCGTCACAAACTGCTGAGGTTTCTTGTTCCTGTGagtgtaaacgtgtgtgtgtgtgtgtgtgtgtgtgtgtgtgtgtgtgtgtgtgtgtgtgtgtgtgtgtgtgtgtgtgtgtgtgtgtgtgtgagtttgtctCACTGTGGATCCTCCAGAGGATGTAGAGGGGGGGCCACTGGTCTGTGTCAGGGGTCAGAGTGTCCCAGAGGAGCCGAACCCTCACTGCTGAGTTctcctgctggaaaaacacaccATGACAGAAAGAGTCTGTGGATCagtgtgttaaccctttaagacctgagcAAGTTTCTCAAAACCACGACAAGAATTTATgagttgcaaaataaataaataagtaaataaattaaataaaaaataaaatttaaaaaacaaaaataataataattaataataataataataaaaataataataataataataataataatactttttttaggCACAGAATCACATTCATTTGTCAATTCATATGtatttaaatcctaaaaataaataaataaataaataaaataaagcagtatTGTGAAAattgctctataaataaagtgtattattattattattattattaattgaataatagataaacaaaaaattaaaatcaataacaataataataataataataacaataataataataataaaaataataataatattatcattatttcttgcaaattttgggggtcatttcttctattgtttcatgtttttgaaagaaatcgagccaatttgctcagatttcaaagcaTTAATggacagaacagaacagaggCGGGACCTgacaaacattttcatctttctactccttttcagacatgaaatatataatttatgttGCTTATCTTAAATCCGTTTATATgttcatgattatttttgtttgagtattttatttattattttatttattattttttattttaattaattaatgtttgaAAAGTGAAGTAGATTCAGTTTCAGCGGAAAAGACTGAGTCACCTGTGTGAACTGGCTGACCAGTGGCGAGGCTCTGACCAGCTGCAGCAGGTTACTGGGCAGGCCGAGGCGCTGGAAGTACCACACCAGGTTCCAGAAGATGATGGAGTGGTTCTCCAGGAACTGAGGCTGAGCCAGGACCGCCTCGCCCTCGTTCTCCAGCAGACTCTCCAGCTCCTTCCTCAGGACCAGAGGGCTCAGGTAGGCCACCGTCACCTGCGGGACGCCGCCCACCGACGAGCCCTAAAAGAGGCGGTGAGAGACCGTCAGTGGGACAGGAAGTacggagaaaagagaggaggaacagAAACACGGAGAGCGTGCGGTTTTCTCAGTTTTCGAGGTGGTTCTGCTGTTCTCGGAGTAGCTGCTGGTCTCGGAGCTGGAGTCTTCACTCAGACCGTTACACTGGAGTCTCAGGGACGCCTCCTGAGCGCTGGGGGGCCTCACGGCGCTCTCCACCTCGTCCTCCACGTTCCAGTTAGTGCGCTCCACGCTGAGAGAAAAGGACAAGAGGAAGATTTCAAACGGAGCGATGTTAGCCGAGACTGTCTCCGGCAGAGCTGCAAATTCACCTCTGCCAAATCTGAAGATTTGGGTTTCATCTTTAGAATCACATCATCAGAGAAAACGCCAAACTACAGCCTGAGGGCGCCGCGACACGTCTGACGCACCGGTGTCAAGGGCCGTCCACACCAACCACTATAACTATAAccgtgaatataaaatataaatataaatataaaatttaaaaaaaaatataaatataaaaaacataaaatataaatataaatataaccataaatataactatgaatataacagaaacaaagagtTGATGGTGCCAAACtgagcacttttgtttttttaatctttttatatatacatgcatattaCTGATGGGTATCGACCAACAGCTTCACACagttttttacacatttccaggatttttccaggacttttccaggcctggaaatgacTACTTGcatatttcatgactttttagtGCAGCACCAATATTCAGCCTTTCAGTATCAATATGTAGGAGTTTGGttataaatattttgatttttgatttttttagcgGTATTTTTACCCCGGCGCCcgtctgaggaggaggaggaaacggAGGGAAGAAAGGGAGGCTGTGATTGGTCGGTGCCTCTGCTGCGTCTCTCTGCTggtttcctctcttcttctgttcTTCGTTTTCCGTCTCCACTTTGCTCTCGTTCGCCTGCTGACgtgcagaaaaacaccaaaaacagacGTCGACACGGTTTACTTTCATTTCGCTTTTAAAGAGCACAAAGCGAAACACTGACGTACCTCTGCTCCTCCTTTCTCCGCCGGCTGCCTCtcccccactcctcctcctcctcctcctcctcctcctctctcctccctcctcctcttccagtCCAGGTTACTGGCGCTGATGCTGGACCTCCAGGAGCCGCCCTGCAGGTTCAACAAGGGATAACTGAAAGCTTTCAAAACACGGGAATGAACGTAATCAGCAACCTGTCCGGAAACTTCCTGCAAACGGTAatcaaaactacaacaaaactaaaagggaactgatctgaaaattagctgctggggtttattagatattatcaaaaaagtgggttttcagaaaactttatttataactctgttacttatatatttaaaatcatgctgcaaaacaatttaaactATATACTacgttattttcttttttcttccctgtctttgtgtttttttcttgtatcattttatttattttttccaatttcttgccaattaTGGAGCCATGTCTCGTGACGCTCGTGTCCCTCTTCacgtttgtttgtgtttgtttgtttgtttttagagaaaacattttggaaaacccTCAGATTAAAAAAGAGCTCAACAAGATTATGAATCTTGTAATAGCAGCACACATTTCAGTCAAACGTCTTAAACTACTTCAGTCCGagtccaggtccaggtccaggtccaggtcctTACCTTGGCTGCAGAGGTTCTGCTGGGTCCGTGCAGCTCGTCCGGGCTCAGCAGGCCGCTGACATCCTGCTCCTCCTCGTTGTCATAGTCATCAAAGCGAATGCGGCAgcgctgacctttgacccacaGAACGACGGCCGGATAAACCAGACTGTCCTCCGAGTACACGGCCCGACACCGAGAGCCAGGTCTCCACTCCTGACACGGAGACGGCAGACAGACTCTGTCACGTGACTGAAGAGGGTTCataatgagaataataatatcaaataataataataatactaaatgTTATTTCTGAAACGCTTTTCTAAACCAGAGTTTGTATACAATACCACACACTGTAATATACACACAGATGATACATACACAAGTACACAAGTACACAAGTACGCAAGcatacaagtacacacacacaccctcacatgATACCACACAAAGATAACGAGACGCCGGTGTGTTCGGgtgcattttttcagctttttgtgcTGATTTGATGTTGCTTTCTGCTGTATCCCATGGTCTTCTGAAGTTTCACCCCGTGatgtaataacagtaataataacagaaataacagtaataagaaaaacaataacagtaataataagagaaataataacagtaataataagagaaataataacagtaacaataaaagaaataacagtaataataacagcaataataagatgttttttgtgtgttttagaggTTTTTAACAGGTGAAATCTCTTTCAGATGCACCGGCGGTGACTTAAAGGCAGCAGACCTGTGGAGGTCAGGGGAAACTTCGTTACCTGAGAGTTTGTTCCGTGTGTCTGCGGAGCGCCTTCTGCACTTCGGAGCGCGCTCACTTCCACGTCCTGCTGGTTGCCGTAGCCGTTGAAACGGACTCTGCAGCGCTGTCCGTCCACAGACACCACCGTCGCCGGGTACACCCGCCCGTCCTCCGACCACACCGCCCGACACTGAGCGCCCACCAcccactgaaacacacacacacacacacacacacacacacacacacacacaatgttccTTACAGCTTGTATCATTAGTCAAGTtgtcagatatttttaaaatctttatctTGTGGCTTGAGTCTAACTATGGAACCACAACTACTTACCTTTGCTACCTTAAATTAATACTTTTTCAAGGGGTTTTTCTGGCTCAACGTTtataggaagaaaaaaaaaattggcaatttaaaaaaaaaattttgaggaaaaaatgcCTTCCAAAGCATTTTTCTTgatcaaacaaaatgaaaaataaaacatattaaataaaaaatactataagAATTAGCAGAAAAAAGAGATAACGAAAATAATGCcgattttaaaaagttttctatcaaaaattgccaaactttaaaaaaaaaaaaaaagaaaaaaaagaaaatcaccatgAATTTTTAAGTGTGCCTTCCAAAGCTGCAGGCCTGAGGGTTTTCtgtaaaatcactgaaaacatgaacataaaATGCTGCCATGTACAGCTGTGTGCTCCTTGTGGGAAAACAGGGAGAGATGGAGTTTCAGGAGAGAAAATACAGAAACTTTACTACACACAGCtgatttccaggattttttccaaaactttccatgATATTTActaattccattacttttccagcaccccccccaaaaaaaccccaaaacactcTGACCTGTCTTTGAGTACCTTTGAGTCTGCACGGGAGGATTCAGCTGCAGGCGGAGAGaccgtctgtccatctgtctgtccgtcttTGTCCCCgtcctgctgtctgtctttgtccccGTCCTTCCGTCTGTCTTTATCTCTGTCCTGCCCCGGCTTCTCCCTGCTGTCCGTCTCCTCTGAGGCTACAGATTCTGTCAGTTTAACTTcctgcacagaaaaacacaaaaatacaactttgtttttcatttattcacaaAAGTGCCAGAAAAGGACCAAACAGACTCCATAAAAAAGCCACGTTTGTGCTTTCAAGAGCAGAATCTATTCTTCCATAATTATTCTTCCGTCCACtttagtccagattgtgtatttgagtgtaatcagtgaatttgcagctcagctcctacaataagtctaaaatacactgtggaaactaaatagttacattcagactgttcaggtccaaaaatgctccattgaaacccattcaaactgacatttttgatcccacagccatcagagcagaaaaacaggacttgtattatttctgggtgtcattctgggcttttgactctgaatttgtcattttgactattttccacctgatgaggtcattttgaccatatttggcatatggaggaaatacatgctatttccactaggtgacctgtcacaatcagtgtagCTGCTAAAGTATGTAGACAGggctgtccacatacttttggccgcGTAGTTCTCCCAGTTTTTTCGGAGACGTTGCTGTCGGTGCAGTTTAACCTCAGCAAGCAGCAGAGAGAATCtgtaatctgtaaaaacactccCACACACCTGAATGTTTTCatctcatttcttttaaaatgctgtgACTCAGCTGGAGTCATCACTGTGAGgatgactcacacacacacacacacacacacacacacacacacacacacacacactcccggATGAACCACTCAGAAATCGATTGTTTCTCCTTCAACAATAATTTATTCATCAGGTTAAATAAACAGGTGGGTTCACTCCTTCATATATTACTCTGTTCCTTTAAATAAGCAGCTGTGTCGTCGGCGTCTGACGTCACTGACAACAGGAAGTAGAATTAAAGTCCCCAGTTCATGTGTGAGCGGACAGGTGAGCAGAGCACCTGCAGCTTCACCTGCTCCAGCTCCTCAGTTCATTGGCTCGGTCATGTGACATCCAGCAGTCACGTGACATCTCACTGAGACTCTCTGCAGGCCCAGGACCTGACGTCAGTCCTCCCCTCCT
Proteins encoded in this region:
- the LOC121941343 gene encoding uncharacterized protein LOC121941343, yielding MMEPTESTSGPAEPEVKLTESVASEETDSREKPGQDRDKDRRKDGDKDRQQDGDKDGQTDGQTVSPPAAESSRADSKWVVGAQCRAVWSEDGRVYPATVVSVDGQRCRVRFNGYGNQQDVEVSALRSAEGAPQTHGTNSQEWRPGSRCRAVYSEDSLVYPAVVLWVKGQRCRIRFDDYDNEEEQDVSGLLSPDELHGPSRTSAAKGGSWRSSISASNLDWKRRREERGGGGGGGGGVGERQPAEKGGAEQANESKVETENEEQKKRGNQQRDAAEAPTNHSLPFFPPFPPPPQTGAGTCRGALRLVERTNWNVEDEVESAVRPPSAQEASLRLQCNGLSEDSSSETSSYSENSRTTSKTEKTGSSVGGVPQVTVAYLSPLVLRKELESLLENEGEAVLAQPQFLENHSIIFWNLVWYFQRLGLPSNLLQLVRASPLVSQFTQQENSAVRVRLLWDTLTPDTDQWPPLYILWRIHSGIPMRSYSWRRHNHPFTLSFLEEVLRWVGMNEVHKAITLFLDTLAKQPGSPGRRGYKVLSSASLSGSGSELGPPEVRECWWVFQALQDANDNMRTPQSQGTRQSQGTPQSQGTPQSQGTPNLRRSAARVSIHTPRVSSLSASRSSNSAVCLIPANRAGKLPPQLESCVRTEEEEEEEEEVIMGEGKQGAQKQEKEQK